A single region of the Vicia villosa cultivar HV-30 ecotype Madison, WI linkage group LG4, Vvil1.0, whole genome shotgun sequence genome encodes:
- the LOC131596583 gene encoding uncharacterized protein LOC131596583 isoform X1, with the protein MLEAMESSVNGGFSQHLQSFGDSSEEELSVLPRHTKVVVTGNNRTKSVLVGLRGVVKKAVGLGGWHWLVLTNGIEVKLQRNALSVIEPPTGNEVDDDLEFENTQWHGSDMASDETQKSHKSRHRIHRSLGSSHKSMSRSFSVDSQSKGSISMPHGWTKVDLSKLEMAALWRYWRHFNLVDAVPNPSKEQLVDVVQRHFMSQQMDELQVIRGFVKAAKRLKTTMCK; encoded by the exons ATGCTGGAAGCAATGGAAAGTTCAGTGAACGGTGGTTTCTCGCAGCATTTACAAAGCTTCGGTGATAGCAGTGAAGAAGAACTCTCGGTTCTTCCACGTCACACCAAAGTCGTTGTAACCGGAAACAATCGCACCAAATCGGTACTCGTTGGTCTTCGTGGTGTTGTCAAGAAAGCTGTTGGACTTGGAGGTTGGCATTGGCTG GTTCTCACCAATGGTATTGAAGTGAAGCTGCAGAGGAATGCTCTTAGTGTGATTGAGCCACCTACTGGCAATGAGGTAGATGATGACCTTGAATTTGAGAATACTCAGTGGCATGGATCAGATATGG CATCTGATGAAACTCAAAAGTCCCACAAATCAAGGCATAGAATCCATAGATCATTAGGATCATCTCACAAGAGCATGAGCAGGTCCTTCTCTGTTGATTCACAATCCAAGGGATCCATTTCTATGCCTCATGGGTGGACG AAGGTTGATTTGAGCAAATTGGAAATGGCTGCATTGTGGAGATATTGGCGACACTTCAATCTG GTGGATGCTGTTCCAAACCCGTCCAAAGAGCAGCTGGTAGATGTTGTTCAGAGGCATTTCATGTCGCAG CAAATGGACGAGTTGCAAGTTATTCGAGGATTTGTCAAAGCTGCAAAGAGGTTGAAGACAACTATGTGCAAATGA
- the LOC131596583 gene encoding uncharacterized protein LOC131596583 isoform X2 — MLEAMESSVNGGFSQHLQSFGDSSEEELSVLPRHTKVVVTGNNRTKSVLVGLRGVVKKAVGLGGWHWLVLTNGIEVKLQRNALSVIEPPTGNEVDDDLEFENTQWHGSDMASDETQKSHKSRHRIHRSLGSSHKSMSRSFSVDSQSKGSISMPHGWTVDLSKLEMAALWRYWRHFNLVDAVPNPSKEQLVDVVQRHFMSQQMDELQVIRGFVKAAKRLKTTMCK; from the exons ATGCTGGAAGCAATGGAAAGTTCAGTGAACGGTGGTTTCTCGCAGCATTTACAAAGCTTCGGTGATAGCAGTGAAGAAGAACTCTCGGTTCTTCCACGTCACACCAAAGTCGTTGTAACCGGAAACAATCGCACCAAATCGGTACTCGTTGGTCTTCGTGGTGTTGTCAAGAAAGCTGTTGGACTTGGAGGTTGGCATTGGCTG GTTCTCACCAATGGTATTGAAGTGAAGCTGCAGAGGAATGCTCTTAGTGTGATTGAGCCACCTACTGGCAATGAGGTAGATGATGACCTTGAATTTGAGAATACTCAGTGGCATGGATCAGATATGG CATCTGATGAAACTCAAAAGTCCCACAAATCAAGGCATAGAATCCATAGATCATTAGGATCATCTCACAAGAGCATGAGCAGGTCCTTCTCTGTTGATTCACAATCCAAGGGATCCATTTCTATGCCTCATGGGTGGACG GTTGATTTGAGCAAATTGGAAATGGCTGCATTGTGGAGATATTGGCGACACTTCAATCTG GTGGATGCTGTTCCAAACCCGTCCAAAGAGCAGCTGGTAGATGTTGTTCAGAGGCATTTCATGTCGCAG CAAATGGACGAGTTGCAAGTTATTCGAGGATTTGTCAAAGCTGCAAAGAGGTTGAAGACAACTATGTGCAAATGA